The Planctomycetaceae bacterium DNA window TCTGTCGCTTACGAAACAGGTGATATATTTAAAACCAATCGAAGCGGAGCTTGCGAAGCTGTTTACGAATGTCTGGCGATACCTGCAGTTTGCGATTTCGAACCAGTTCTATCAAATCGCCGCGCAAAACGGCCTGGACTTTTACAAAATTTATGATGCGGTAACGCGAGATTATCCGCGAACAAAAGGTTTCGCCAAAGCGGGTTTTGCCGCAGGTCCGTGCCTGTTTAAAGACACGATGCAGCTGGCGGCCTTCGCTAATAATAATTTTTTCCTCGGCCACTCGGCAATGCTCATAAACGAAGGAATGCCAAATTTCATTATCCAGAAGCTCAAAGAAAAGCACGACCTGAAAAACAAGACAGTCGGCATATTAGGTATGGCTTTTAAAGGCAACAGCGATGATGAACGTGAATCGCTTTCATACAAACTTAAAAAAGCTCTGATGATTGAAGTCAAAAAGGTTCTCTGTTCAGACCCGCTTGTAAAAGACAACAGGCTCGTATCTGTCGAAGAGCTTATAAAAAAATCGGACATTATCATTATTGGCGCAACACATTCGGAGTATAAAAACCTTAAACTCAATTTTAAAACAAAGACCGTTGTCGATATGTGGAACTTTTTCGGTCTTGGAGGTTTGTTATAAATGAAGATACTTGTTACAGGTTCGGCCGGCTTTATAGGCGGTTATCTTGTAGAGGAATTGCTCGAGCAAGGTCATGAAATCGTTGGAATTGATAATTATTCAAAATACGGCAAAGTCGCCAAGAGCTACGATAATCATCCGCGGTACAAATTCACACAGGGCGACGCCAAAGATGTTGACCTGATGAAAAAACTGATTGTCGACTGCGACCAGGTTATCGCTTTAGCGGCCATTATCGGCGGAATTACGCTCTTCCACGAACTCGCTTATGATTTGCTTGCGGAGAATGAAAGAATTATGGCGTCAACTTTCGACGCGGCCATTTGGGCGTTTAAAAGCAGGAAACTAAAAAAGATAAACGTAATATCTTCCTCGATGGTTTTTGAAAGCACAGATGTTTATCCGACGCCGGAAGGTGAACAATTCAAATGTCCGCCTCCGCTTTCGACTTACGGCTTTCAGAAACTTGCCTGCGAATATTTCGCCAAAGGCGCGTTTGAGCAGTATAAACTTCCGTTTACGATTATCAGGCCTTTCAACGCAATCGGCACAGGCGAGAAAAAAGCGCTGCTCGAAAAGGAAATCTATTCCGGAAATATCAAGCTGGCAATGAGTCATGTGGTGCCTGACCTGGTGCAGAAAATATTG harbors:
- a CDS encoding nucleotide sugar dehydrogenase; the protein is MTRFSYDICIVGGLGHIGLPLGISFAKAGKKVMLYDINQHSIDMVSKGKMPFMENGAEKPLRETLNKKLFISSDKNAVSACHFVILTIGTPIDEHLNPKFTLFRKFFDDIMPLLKNGQHIIIRSTVYPGTTEKVRDMLKKSGIKARVSFCPERIAEGKAMEELGGLPQIISAFDDKSLKEAGKMFLSLTKQVIYLKPIEAELAKLFTNVWRYLQFAISNQFYQIAAQNGLDFYKIYDAVTRDYPRTKGFAKAGFAAGPCLFKDTMQLAAFANNNFFLGHSAMLINEGMPNFIIQKLKEKHDLKNKTVGILGMAFKGNSDDERESLSYKLKKALMIEVKKVLCSDPLVKDNRLVSVEELIKKSDIIIIGATHSEYKNLKLNFKTKTVVDMWNFFGLGGLL
- a CDS encoding NAD(P)-dependent oxidoreductase encodes the protein MKILVTGSAGFIGGYLVEELLEQGHEIVGIDNYSKYGKVAKSYDNHPRYKFTQGDAKDVDLMKKLIVDCDQVIALAAIIGGITLFHELAYDLLAENERIMASTFDAAIWAFKSRKLKKINVISSSMVFESTDVYPTPEGEQFKCPPPLSTYGFQKLACEYFAKGAFEQYKLPFTIIRPFNAIGTGEKKALLEKEIYSGNIKLAMSHVVPDLVQKILKGQCPLHILGKGNQIRHYTYAGDLARCIRTCVEHPQAVNNDFNISTPVSTNVLELAQTIWKKINGDKPFEYASDKPFEYDVQKRIPDVEKAKKILGVECNTTLEQALDEVIPWIKQQIELGGF